The proteins below come from a single Balaenoptera acutorostrata chromosome 2, mBalAcu1.1, whole genome shotgun sequence genomic window:
- the LOC103009521 gene encoding olfactory receptor 10H1 gives MQGANLSAVTEFILIGFSTFPHLQLMFFLLFLLMYLFTLLGNLFIMVTIWSERSLHTPMYLFLCALSISEILYTVAIIPRMLADLLSTHHTIALMACASQMFFSFMFGFTHSFLLTVMGYDRYVAICHPLRYNVLMSPRDCACLVAWSWAGGSIVGLLVTSAIFQLTFCGPSEVGHFACHVPPLLKLACGTDVQVVAMGVGLVCITALLGCCLLILLSYAFIVAAILRIPSAEGRHKAFSTCASHLTVVVMHYGFASVIYLKPKGPQSLEADTLMGTTYTVLTPFLSPIIFSLRNKELKNAMKKTFLSKLYPEKM, from the coding sequence ATGCAGGGAGCCAACCTCTCAGCAGTGACTGAATTCATCCTCATCGGCTTCTCCACCTTCCCCCACCTTCAGCTGATGTTCTTCCTGCTCTTCCTGCTGATGTACCTGTTCACGCTGCTGGGGAACCTCTTCATCATGGTCACCATCTGGAGCGAGCGCAGCCTCCACACGCCCATGTACCTCTTCCTGTGCGCCCTCTCCATCTCCGAGATCCTCTACACCGTTGCCATCATCCCGCGCATGCTGGCCGACCTGCTCTCCACCCACCACACCATCGCCCTCATGGCCTGTGCCAGCCAGATGTTCTTCTCCTTCATGTTTGGCTTCACCCACTCCTTCCTGCTCACCGTCATGGGCTACGACCGCTACGTGGCCATCTGCCACCCCCTGCGCTACAACGTGCTCATGAGTCCCCGTGACTGTGCCTGCCTGGTGGCCTGGTCCTGGGCTGGAGGCTCCATCGTTGGGTTACTGGTGACATCTGCCATTTTCCAACTCACCTTTTGTGGACCCAGTGAGGTCGGCCATTTTGCTTGTCATGTGCCCCCACTATTGAAGTTGGCCTGTGGTACTGATGTACAAGTAGTGGCCATGGGCGTGGGCCTGGTGTGTATCACTGCCCTGCTGGGCTGCTGTCTCCTCATCCTCCTCTCTTATGCCTTCATCGTGGCCGCCATCTTGAGGATCCCCTCAGCCGAGGGCCGGCACAAGGCCTTCTCCACGTGTGCGTCCCACCTCACCGTGGTGGTCATGCACTATGGCTTTGCCTCTGTCATCTACCTCAAGCCCAAGGGTCCCCAGTCTCTGGAAGCAGACACTCTGATGGGCACCACCTACACAGTCCTCACTCCCTTCCTCAGCCCCATCATCTTCAGcctcaggaacaaggagctgaaGAATGCCATGAAAAAGACCTTCCTTAGCAAACTCTACCCAGAAAAAATGTGA